A single region of the Chloroflexota bacterium genome encodes:
- a CDS encoding SRPBCC family protein has translation MFKISESFIIERPPIEVFPIAADPDNQLKWDSENLKKVEKLTAGPLGRGARYRGSFKGMGVVEYDYSEYEPGRRFAHHSVVGMGDMLHLLEFEAVPEGTRLTQSMIVQTKGLWTLMTPFMKTMMRNRMRLVASEIKAYLVK, from the coding sequence ATGTTCAAGATTTCAGAGAGTTTCATCATCGAACGTCCTCCCATAGAAGTTTTCCCGATCGCCGCCGATCCCGACAATCAATTGAAATGGGATTCCGAGAATCTAAAAAAGGTCGAGAAGTTAACCGCCGGGCCGCTCGGCAGGGGCGCGCGCTATCGCGGATCGTTCAAAGGCATGGGCGTGGTCGAATACGACTACTCCGAATATGAGCCAGGCCGGCGTTTTGCGCACCATTCGGTGGTCGGCATGGGCGACATGCTCCATCTGCTCGAATTTGAAGCCGTGCCAGAAGGCACTCGACTCACGCAATCCATGATAGTCCAAACTAAGGGGTTGTGGACGCTGATGACGCCGTTCATGAAGACCATGATGAGAAATCGGATGCGCCTGGTGGCTTCTGAGATCAAGGCCTATCTCGTGAAATGA